The Cheilinus undulatus linkage group 21, ASM1832078v1, whole genome shotgun sequence region ACCATTTCTAGTGATGTTGACAGTTAAATTTAGTCTAGTCAGTCTAACTCTAACTACTGATCAGGAATGGGCAGTAATACCGTAACCCTGGGTATTCTAAAAACAGACACAGTTACGGTCATGATGACGGTGCCATGCACTGAGTGCATGTTTGTAATAAAAGCCATTAGAACACCTGTTCCCAgcctggggtccaggcacccttagggggcgccaaagattTCCAGGGAGGTAACCTGTCTGTTCTGACCTTGTCAATATTAGatgtacatatatttttaaatatggaAATAAATCATGGTTAGAAACATAATGTTACAAAGGCGTATTAGGGCCACACTTTACAGATGAAATATCAAGGGGATCTGGTACTTTTTGAGcagaaaagtcacatttttggggagaaaaaaaagaaacgttCATTATAAAATCGGAtattcacaagaaaaaaaccctcagaatttcagagttaaaAAAGGTTGTCAATGTACAAGAACAAAATGGAATTTCCAAATTTATAAATActaacattttgacatttgaaactgaaattttaagtttttaaaatcataaatttacaacattgcaaagtctaaaatgtacaagaaaccaaactgaaaacagtggttggattttcaactttataatctcaaaaatttaagttttggttcatgtagaatttctcctttttcctcataaattaacaactttttaaacttgagaatttgacttttttttcttgaaaatgaacagatcctttttatcattattattattttaagagTGGTCCTAATATGACgttgtaaaaaaaattgacagtatacacttaaatctttttttgtgcctttagcCCTGTTGTGTTGGGATTTTCACAATGAAAACAGTAACAATTAATGCAAACTTTTTCCAAGTCAGCCCTGGGAGGCTTAATTTTTCTTAGAAAGCAGTGGGAGGAACAACTGCAGTTAAATATGTGTCCTTACCCACTTCACACTCGCAGTCTTCTTAAGTGTTGTGAACAAAAAGCAGAAGAGTGGGGGAGCTGGGCCTAGGGTCCTTTAGATATGTATAATTGTGGGTATAGAGctataaatatgtattttaatgtATGTATACGTTTGTGAGTATTCATATTTACATAGAAGTACAGATATTCGACAGGGTATACTACTGAGCGGATTTCTCTTTTCCAGGaggttttattgtgaaggtttcACCTGCACTGCTTAGTACATTTCCTGTATTTAAGGTGTTCTTCCGCTCTTTGTTCACAacgtaaaacaaaaaaaaaaaaaacatgagttgAAACGCATCAGTCATGGCCACTGCCTTGCCTTGAAATAAAACTACTTAAAGGGACAGTTTCTCAAACACCACATCAGTGCGACGTTTACCATTAATCAATTGTATTTGTGGCCACAGTGTTAAAAAGTACTGGACAAGATGCCGCTGATAGCAGGAATACATAAACTCATGACTGGCCTCACTAAAATTCATACCTGCCTTGTCTGTCACTCTGGTGACAGCGTTAGCATCTCCTGTTGCCTGAACATATATGCAGGGACAATCCACACACAGTTGTTGATTATTCAGGGAAACAAGAAAACTCGCGCTTCAGGTTTACTATCAACACAGAAGTGTCAGAATGACGTCCTCCAAGTTGCATGACATTGCACATCCTGCTATCTATCTATTGTACTACTTATACAGCTGAGCTACTAATCAGAACTGAGAAATGATCTGTCATTCAGCTCTACTTTGTATTGTCCTTATACAACAAATGGTCTAATTCATCGGAAATGGGGCAGATGCAGGGTTGGGTCATTGTTGGGTTTTTCCAATacaatttcttttaaaatggcACCACTGCCCAAATGTTGGCTGGATTGAAACTTTTAAGTGAAGAAAAAGTCAGTGAGTGAATAAAAGCTCTGTATAATAGAGgacagaaatatattttttaaagatatattttgggcTTATATGCACTAATTCATAGAAGAGGACGGTGGATACAGTTGGAACAGAGATGAAAGAGTTGGGGcgagaaaggagccacaggttggacttggccgcctgcatacatgaGGCACAGCCTACCTAATAGGCCATCTGCATGCCTTGATAgaaatttcttttaaagatgCCAGTAGCATTTAGGATAAGAAAGGGAAATGGATGATACTTTTTCATGTAAGAGGTGCAAGCAAAACTCACTTACTGGCTTTGTGTCAGAGACAAACAATGAAGTCAGTGAGTCATTCAGTATGACTGTGCTCTTTGCAGGAAACACTAGCAGAGCACAGACATTGCTCTGGATTTCAAGCCAGATTTTAGTCCAGATTTCCTCCCCCGACAATCGTAGAGGCGTATCCAGAGTGGAGGCTCGttgcaaatgattatttgtttGAGTAATCCTAAAATGTGCGGTGTCAACGCAGTTATTTTATGGCTCAAAATGCATAGGCACTAGGTTGTAATGCCTCTGATGGAAAACCCACAACTAGTGAGAACAAGCAGACCAGTTAGTGTCACCATCCGGATGTTACGTACATTAAAGGCTCGGAGGAATGGAAaaaaattttgtgtttaaaaaaaattgttctcAAAGGAAGCAGTAACGTAGTGGGGTCTAGGATTGAGCCTTGAGGGACCCCACAGCCTCATGGGGCCATAGCAGAGGAGTACTCGctaaaatgtactgaaaaagTCCTCCCTGCatgattggattggattggattgaaCCACTTTAGGACAGTACCTCTTGTCTCAGCACATGCCTCAAGATGGGGTTAGAGAGTCTGGCGGTCAACCTATCGAAGACAGTGGACGACTCTAAAAGCAACAGTGcagaagatcattaaaaacTTTAAGAACTGTATTAagtaaatgtacattttttcactgtttttgtcactgacaATTATTTCTCTTGCTTCTTTCCCTTCATTCAGCTGTGGGTTGATGCTCACCCTCTCTACAAATCTAGTTTTATGGATGACAGCCGTCACTGAGGAGTCTCTTCACCAAACTGAATTACCAGAATATCCGACTAACAAAACCAAACTCTCCGGACGAAAAATGTACATCACTAGAGGTAAGTAATGCATAGAAAGAAAGCAGAGTTGATGCTAGGATAAGAAAGTATAACACTAATGTCTTTTTCTACGTCGTATGTTACAGCTGGTTATGGAGACGATAAGTGCAAATGCAGCCACAGCTCCTGCAGCTTCTTCAAGGAAGCGTACTACTACTTGTACCCCTTCAACATCGAGTACTGCCTCTTTGCGTCCGCCATGGCCTACGTGTTGTGGAAAAATGTAGGCAGAGTCGTAGACGAACACACCCACCACAAGATTAAATTCACTCTGAGGGGCGTCATCTTTGGTCCTGTGACGGGCGTCCTCTTAGTAGTGGCCGGTCTAGCCACCTTCATTGCATACGAGATGCAAATACAGAAAGACCACAGTGATGAGAAGGAGAAAGACTTGGCAGTGATGATGCACTTTGTCATGAATATAGTTATAGTGACCACCATGTCTGTCACTAGCATGATCGGCCTCGCCGTCTTTAAAGTGGACCACAGGGAGCACGTGTCAGACAAAAACCCAACACGCAGCCTGGACGTGGGGCTGCTGGTTGGAGCGTCGCTGGGCCAGTTCATCATCAGCTACTTCTCCATCGTAGCCATGGTCGCAACTGGAGCCAAAGGCCATCTAAACCGGCTAAACCTCGCCTGGGCTATCCTGATGGTGATCCAGCTCGCCCTGCAGAACTTTTTCATTATTGAGGGTCTACACCGCGAGCCTTTCCATGAAGTGCAGCCAGTGGCCACTGTAGTCGAAAATCCATACGTGCTGCAGTCAAGCAAAGAGCTGGGCCTTGAAGGATTAGATATAGACAAAAAATCAAGTCCAGTACCTGCACCACACAGCCTGCACAACCATGCAGTCGAGCACCGACCAAAGCTGTTGTGGAAGAGGCGAATCCTGAAGGAggtctgtgtgtttctgctgctggGGAACATAATAGTAAGTGTCATTCTCCCTCACAATCTCAAATCCACTGTCCAGAGAGTCTCCATACTCAACCTTGTGTCTTCTTTTTTCTCAGCTATGGATCATGCCTGCATTCGGAGCTCGACCCCAATTTGACCACGACACTGAAACAGAATTCTACCAGTTCAACATGTGGGCTGCAGTTGTTAATGTTGGACTTCCTTTTGGCATCTTTTACCGCATGCATTCAGTCGCCAGCCTCTTTGAGGTTTTCCTCACCTCGTAGCATTGCACAAAATAGCAAGAAATGATATGTACAGCccactattttgacatttaaaagctaTTTTGTATAAACTGTCTGCATGTTATGATGATGCCTGTAATATACTATAATTTGTGAAGTAGAAACTGACTGACTATTTCCTCACCTCTCCTACAATAGCCTGTAAATGTGACGATGTAAATGCATTCAGATGTTAATTTCAAATCTAACTTATTCTGAGACAAACCTTGAAGGACTAGTTTATGCTTCAGACTCTGTATTTGCACATagttaaacaaagaaatgcatTAAACTGCTGAAAAATGATTAATTGTGTCAATTTATTCAAACCATTGTTTTGATAAAACATAAGGTAAGGTTGGAACATTCTAGCTCCTTAAACTTTAACCATCAATCACAATGACTGGTActgaattgtttttttgacctttttgacagTTAACAAGTCTGCATTAGCCTGAGGTTGCTCAGGTGTGCAGGGCagagatttatttaaaataaaggagagaaaatgtgcagaaagtgACAAAGCAAAGCAAAACTGACTCATACCTATAAAGGGGACAGAGACATTTTTGtaagtttaaaatgaattataaaatcatttatttgaagtaaaagtaaaaacgTAATCAGAAACTATTCGAAGCTTTACAGGGAATAGtagtatttttgtcaaaaatgttaatattttaggCAAAACTTTGACAAAAGATTCTCACCTGCATGCACAATCAGCACAAAGCAAAGAcaccaacaaacagaaaaccatTCAACATGATCAATTCAATCTAAAGcgtgttttatttatgaaatatttcttcaAGCATACATTTCACCAcactttcagcacatttttgctacttttaagcattttttccacttctaacccatttttgacactttcctcctattgttgcttctgttggcacatttttgccacaattaacCTGctttacattcattcattcattcaacctccattttttttaaggtttattttgggcatttttgtgcctttatttgatagaggaggatagtggatagagtcagaagcagggatgagagcggggaagagacatgtggtaaagggcctcgggccggattcgaaccctagccatccgcgtacatggggcgcacccCTTAACCACTgggcccagaaagctctcccctttcccCCCTTATGGTCAGCCTTGGCTGTAATCGTTGGAGTAATACAAACCCATCGATGAAGGCCCAGCTCATTATCTCAGTAGCATAGCCAACTTCAAAATAATGATTAAGAAAATAGGttgaaaatttgacaaaacatttttaaaataattttcctCAGGGAATAGCTTGTTTGGCTGGTAACATACCTGCAATTTTCAAGCTTGGTTATCGCTGCTACATTTTTGTTACAATAATTTAAGAATATAGGGCCCTGTTTTGGGTATTtgttcttaaactttaaagaaattttatcaccaattcatgtatttatttggtAATGAAAATGTTAAGTACAGTCATTGCAGCTTATCATTAGAAGTGTAATtcttttggggggatttttccAACAACTTTCAGATGCCTACATGCTCATAAAAGGATAATACATGCgaaataaattattgttatttGCAAGAAAACAGTTAGCTTACCTGAGTCAGGCACATTTGAAGCCGCACCTCTCTGGGGTCCTCAGCACACGGTTTTGTTTACAACCACGTCACCCGGAAATGCATCCTGGAGTGTCAAAATGCACGGACAGGTGAGGGGTCTCAAATTCGGTTTTTGATtacttttcacatttattttttattccattGCCGTTTCTCTCGTATGAGTCAATGTTTTGCATACGTTTCTTTAGTAGTCGTGATTCTTACGTTTGAATTACGAGATAAAAAAGATCACTGGCTCCATTTGTGCTTATCAGCGTTTACCTGCTCATTTTTCTGCTTCAAGGACTCCCATGATGCCCCTCTTTTTGGGGAGGAAGACGATAATATCGTGTCATCAAAGTCACAACTAAGGTAGAAAAGAGACTGATTGGTGCTTTTAGCTTAAAGGAACTTTTAATTTTCTTGCCAAGTGATTTGACTGAACTATGAAGACTCAAATGATCATCTATGTTTCAGACATCCGGTGGTTTCATTCTTCCATCTCTTCTTCCGTACAAGTGCCATCGTGGTGTATTTACTGTGTGATCTCCTCAGTGGTCGTTTTATCGCCTGTATGGTCACCATCATCCTCCTGCTGTCATGTGACTTCTGGACAGTCAAGGTGAGCAGGTCAGGGTTTAAGCATGGGGCAAATACATGATCCCATGTCccattcattttacattttaaaagtttagtgACTAACTCTTAGAAGTTCTTATTTGCCTTTCACACAGCCCACGTTTTattatgtaattaaaaaatgagttatgtaaaaagaaaattggcTGGGATGCtgtgttaaaataaagttaatccTAAAATTATTCAGTCTTTACAAAGTCTGTTGTTACTGTAACCTCTTGACAAGATGGTGCTTTACTGGTGTATGATCTAGAAATATTTGTATTCGTATTTGTTCATTAATCCAAAATTCTTATAATTGTGTagacatttttttgcagaataAAAGTAGCCTTTATTTTATGCCCCACATATAAAATCATGCGCCTGCGTAGGCGGTAACTTAGTCGGTGATCATGTTTGCAATTACTGTAACTGTTGAATCATGGCTGTCAAgtttaattgcattaatcatgattaattaaggtccgTTATTCGTGCATTTAGGAAAATATTGTGATTAATGGCATGCTTTATAGCTTCTTTTCTGCACGCACACTGCACACAGCTTCttcctgcagtcacagtgataAAAAACACCCACCACTAGTACGTAATGTCTCAtctccctttaaaaaaaaatcccaaacagctcagtggacaagtccaAAGTTATCCACACATTGTGTTGtcaaatttttctttttctgtctcctttGTTCCTCTCTAGAATGTGTCTGGCAGATTGCTTGTGGGCCTTCGCTGGTGGAATCAAGTTGATGAAAATGGAAACAGCCACTGGGTTTTTGAGTCCAGGAAGGTAAGCAGGGGTGCGTCCAAACATCTAGCTGCCGGTATTTACAAAGGGTTCTTTTCAGCAGCagtaaaatggaaaacagtGTGCTTAACAAAGAAGGTCTCACGTGAAGGGTACAGgttaagaaaaacatcttttctaggCTAACTGGCCTCATCGTGTTTCCTCTTTACAAATAAACGTGACTTTGGCAGCGAGCAGGAAGCTCATGGGAAATAGATAGAGATCTTTGTAAATGCAGGCAGTTTCAAGGCAACTTCATACCAGAAAACATGATGCATCTCCGGTTTCACAGACAGAGTGGAGCTTGCAGCAGTTCTGTCAGTGCCAATGTAACATTTCCTTTGGATGTTTGGAGTATAATGTAACTGTATGACCTTATTGGACAATTACATGGAGTGTAACGTAGAGAAGCTGCATTGTCCTCCCTCAGACATTACATATGACACAATGAGGACATTGGGCATGAGTATGAGTATAACACTTTTTATTCTTAGACAGGATGAAATTAAACCTACTTTGCTTTTCCAAACAGACACAGAGTCTGAAAACAACATCCAGTGCGGAGTCACGGATCTTCTGGCTCGGACTCATCATCTGCCCCATCTTCTGGGTCATTTTTGTGTTCAGTACCATCTTCTCTTTCAGGCTCAAATGGCTGGTCAGTGACGTGGTTTTTGCATTAAATTGAAGTTAAATGTGCTATTCAGTGAACTTTTAATTGTTAATTTTTTGATCATGTTTATGTCTGGGTTTTTTGTCCCCACAGGCTGTAGTGATCATGGGCTTGGTTTTGCAGTGGGCCAACCTGTACGGATATGTCAGATGTAAGGTGGGCGGAAAGTCCAACCTTGGGAACATGGCGAGGAACTATCTCAGTGCTCAGCTTTTTAAACAGGTATAAGGACTGTAATCATGTCCCATTCCATATGTTTTTATCCCAATAACAGATACATTaacttctctcttctttttcacTGAAGGCAATGACTAAAGCAGAGGAACCTTGAAGTTGATGGAgtacattttaagtcatagaTTTCTTAGGGAATGAGTGGCTTTTCTGAGGTGATAGTGGTGTTTCAAATTCAGTTACCTCTTTTATTTAACACATCTGGGATGTGTTTTCCTCTGTATTTCTGCCAGATGTTTTAATAAATACTAAAAGTTCAAATTAATCCATTTAAACTGAGTGtaggtgtttttttgtgtgtgaattaCAGTTGTTTAGGCAGTTATTGATTCATCAAGAGTACTGCTGTGAATTCAGTCTAAAACCAGGACTATTAAAGGTTCACTTCACTTCTTTTGGAATAATTTGTTTCGAAGCCATTGCAACACCTGCTAATGTCAGAGCATCCCACAAATGATACAGGTCTGCAGGTTTTAAGGCAATAATCCCACAAATATTCATCAGTCAGGTGATTGAATGAGATGACTTCAAGGTGGAAACGAAGGGATGCTGGACCTGTGCACAGATGAGATGTTATGGAGGTAGCttgggtggaggaaggttgcagaGGTCGCACTGAAATAACAGACTGaatgtggaggagaggagaactgatttcaaaatatgacagctgGATGATTAAGTAattattaatgaatgaaagTATGAACTTAGACCAAGCTTAATGTAATTTTCCACAAACATTATAGCAATCGCCTGTTGTAAAAGTAGGAATTTGTTACATTTGTGGGAAGGTGAAATTTCAGCTTTCAAATTTAAAGCAACTTCTCACACATGTAATATGACAATGAAAAATTGTGATTGGTCATTGTTAACTAACCAGTcaatttggatgtttttatgatatgaaaaatgacatattttaaaatctttgtcaTATATGCAATGATTTCTATCTTAAGACAGCTGTCTTGCTCTGATGCTATTCAGAGAcattttttcaaacagtttGGTTACTCATTGAGAAGAAAAGCCACCCATATGCATTTATTTGAAACAACcattaaaaaataagtaaataaattatCTGATGCACCTCTGAGGTCTGATATTCATTTACATAATGGATTGACAGCACAACTTATACGCTTAAGTAACTTGTATGAGACTGAATAATTTGCAAGTGTTATATTTATGCAAGTAGCCTTCACTAAATCGTGTGTGCAATTTATTAAATGAGTGTACAATATAGAAATAAGACTGAAAGTACTAATGGTTGTCCTGTTTtgcaaaatgcatgcaaaattGTGAAGTGTGCATGCTATCTGTAAACTGGCTGCACAGGGGTGCAggtggtcgagtggttaaggcgcgccccatgtatgcggacaacccaggttcaaatctggcctcaGGCCCTTTactacatgtctctcccccgc contains the following coding sequences:
- the zgc:112148 gene encoding Golgi apparatus membrane protein TVP23 homolog B codes for the protein MHGQDSHDAPLFGEEDDNIVSSKSQLRHPVVSFFHLFFRTSAIVVYLLCDLLSGRFIACMVTIILLLSCDFWTVKNVSGRLLVGLRWWNQVDENGNSHWVFESRKTQSLKTTSSAESRIFWLGLIICPIFWVIFVFSTIFSFRLKWLAVVIMGLVLQWANLYGYVRCKVGGKSNLGNMARNYLSAQLFKQAMTKAEEP
- the otop2 gene encoding proton channel OTOP2, with the translated sequence MCLNTGYPCNCLTDGNPCEPCRMTAKDRDTEEVHLSNDVNAPGPAENTCKPDLNGSSDEVVKERGRNWGWMLSGIICVNILILGCALVSGSAYNNVNISMPDLQIFLIILLLLTTIWMVYYVIYTARTEDAVVYKDGHAGPVWLRAGLVLFGILSIIMDIFKIASYVGYLHCDSAVKVAFPVVQLVFILVQTYFFWTRAKDCVQLQRNITRCGLMLTLSTNLVLWMTAVTEESLHQTELPEYPTNKTKLSGRKMYITRAGYGDDKCKCSHSSCSFFKEAYYYLYPFNIEYCLFASAMAYVLWKNVGRVVDEHTHHKIKFTLRGVIFGPVTGVLLVVAGLATFIAYEMQIQKDHSDEKEKDLAVMMHFVMNIVIVTTMSVTSMIGLAVFKVDHREHVSDKNPTRSLDVGLLVGASLGQFIISYFSIVAMVATGAKGHLNRLNLAWAILMVIQLALQNFFIIEGLHREPFHEVQPVATVVENPYVLQSSKELGLEGLDIDKKSSPVPAPHSLHNHAVEHRPKLLWKRRILKEVCVFLLLGNIILWIMPAFGARPQFDHDTETEFYQFNMWAAVVNVGLPFGIFYRMHSVASLFEVFLTS